A part of Gossypium hirsutum isolate 1008001.06 chromosome A07, Gossypium_hirsutum_v2.1, whole genome shotgun sequence genomic DNA contains:
- the LOC107952754 gene encoding protein FAR1-RELATED SEQUENCE 12 isoform X1: protein MPCSSLDSNLDLQSMGVNASMEEPEAEPIQNSNGKEFVAVEGTSDEEPYVGKEFESEEAAKVFYDAYATRVGFIMRVEAFRRSMRDGKVVWRRLVCNKEGFRKLRPRRSENRKPRAITREGCKAMIVVKKEKTGKWIVTRFVKEHNHQLVPIPVNGRRSMLLSQTPLELQTWKMVMDEKDVKIRELTAELQRERKRSAAIQEQLDMVLREMEEHSNHLSRNIDDIVQSVREIESNPVAHFKRQ, encoded by the exons ATGCCCTGCTCTTCACTGGATTCCAACTTGGATCTTCAATCTA TGGGTGTAAATGCTTCCATGGAAGAACCCGAAGCTGAACCAATACAAAATTCAAACGGAAAAGAGTTTGTTGCCGTTGAAGGAACTTCCGATGAGGAACCATATGTCGGGAAGGAATTCGAATCGGAAGAAGCAGCCAAAGTGTTCTACGACGCCTACGCCACTCGTGTGGGATTCATCATGCGCGTAGAAGCGTTTCGCCGCTCAATGCGTGACGGCAAAGTGGTCTGGCGTCGACTGGTCTGTAACAAAGAAGGGTTCCGGAAGCTAAGGCCTCGTAGAAGTGAAAATCGAAAGCCTAGAGCGATTACCAGAGAAGGGTGTAAAGCCATGATTgtggtaaagaaagaaaagacaggGAAATGGATTGTTACCAGGTTTGTTAAGGAACATAATCATCAGCTGGTTCCTATTCCCGTCAATGGTCGCCGAAGCATGCTTTTGTCGCAAACGCCG CTAGAACTTCAGACTTGGAAAATGGTCATG GATGAGAAAGATGTAAAAATTCGAGAATTGACGGCTGAGTTACAACGGGAACGAAAGCGTTCTGCAGCAATTCAAGAGCAGCTTGACATGGTATTAAGAGAAATGGAAGAGCATTCTAATCACCTATCAAGGAACATTGATGATATTGTTCAAAGTGTGAGGGAAATCGAGTCGAATCCGGTTGCACATTTTAAGAGGCAATAG
- the LOC107952754 gene encoding protein FAR1-RELATED SEQUENCE 1 isoform X2, with protein MPCSSLDSNLDLQSMGVNASMEEPEAEPIQNSNGKEFVAVEGTSDEEPYVGKEFESEEAAKVFYDAYATRVGFIMRVEAFRRSMRDGKVVWRRLVCNKEGFRKLRPRRSENRKPRAITREGCKAMIVVKKEKTGKWIVTRFVKEHNHQLVPIPVNGRRSMLLSQTPDEKDVKIRELTAELQRERKRSAAIQEQLDMVLREMEEHSNHLSRNIDDIVQSVREIESNPVAHFKRQ; from the exons ATGCCCTGCTCTTCACTGGATTCCAACTTGGATCTTCAATCTA TGGGTGTAAATGCTTCCATGGAAGAACCCGAAGCTGAACCAATACAAAATTCAAACGGAAAAGAGTTTGTTGCCGTTGAAGGAACTTCCGATGAGGAACCATATGTCGGGAAGGAATTCGAATCGGAAGAAGCAGCCAAAGTGTTCTACGACGCCTACGCCACTCGTGTGGGATTCATCATGCGCGTAGAAGCGTTTCGCCGCTCAATGCGTGACGGCAAAGTGGTCTGGCGTCGACTGGTCTGTAACAAAGAAGGGTTCCGGAAGCTAAGGCCTCGTAGAAGTGAAAATCGAAAGCCTAGAGCGATTACCAGAGAAGGGTGTAAAGCCATGATTgtggtaaagaaagaaaagacaggGAAATGGATTGTTACCAGGTTTGTTAAGGAACATAATCATCAGCTGGTTCCTATTCCCGTCAATGGTCGCCGAAGCATGCTTTTGTCGCAAACGCCG GATGAGAAAGATGTAAAAATTCGAGAATTGACGGCTGAGTTACAACGGGAACGAAAGCGTTCTGCAGCAATTCAAGAGCAGCTTGACATGGTATTAAGAGAAATGGAAGAGCATTCTAATCACCTATCAAGGAACATTGATGATATTGTTCAAAGTGTGAGGGAAATCGAGTCGAATCCGGTTGCACATTTTAAGAGGCAATAG
- the LOC107952756 gene encoding protein FAR1-RELATED SEQUENCE 5 has product MENVSSQGIDSDESVRCLQVENFDEQELVDHGISDNIDLCLGEVDKIIEESSEGLPLLRNAAEPYIGMEFKSRDAAREFYFSYGRHIGFTVRIHHNRRSRINNSVIGQDFVCSKEGFREKKYMYRKDRVLPPPPITREGCPAMLRLALRDGVKWVVTKFVKEHNHSLMSPGKVPWRGSTKNLITEDEKDQRIRELTQELNNEKQKCKRRCAAYQEQLRTILKFVEEHTDQLSKKVQDIVKNISELEEERLEDSDCRYV; this is encoded by the exons ATGGAGAACGTGTCTAGTCAAGGGATAGATTCAGATGAAAGTGTAAGGTGTTTGCAAGTCGAAAACTTTGATGAGCAAGAATTGGTTGATCATGGGATTTCAGACAACATAGATTTATGCTTGGGAGAAGTTGACAAGATTATAGAAGAGTCTAGTGAGGGTTTACCTTTGTTACGCAATGCTGCAGAGCCATATATTGGCATGGAGTTCAAGTCAAGAGATGCTGCAAgggaattttatttttcttatggcAGACACATTGGTTTTACAGTACGAATCCATCATAATCGACGTTCACGGATAAACAATAGTGTAATTGGTCAAGATTTTGTTTGTTCGAAAGAAGGTTTCCGCGAAAAGAAATATATGTATAGAAAAGACAGGGTTCTTCCTCCCCCACCTATCACCCGAGAAGGCTGCCCTGCAATGCTGAGGTTGGCTTTAAGGGATGGTGTAAAATGGGTTGTTACCAAATTTGTAAAGGAGCATAATCACTCATTAATGTCACCTGGAAAAGTGCCATGGCGAGGGTCCACCAAAAATTTGATCACTGAG GATGAGAAGGATCAGAGAATACGAGAACTGACACAAGAGCTGAACAACGAGAAACAAAAATGTAAGCGGAGATGTGCAGCTTACCAGGAACAGTTACGCACGATATTGAAATTTGTTGAGGAACATACAGATCAATTGTCAAAAAAGGTTCAAGATATAGTCAAGAACATAAGTGAACTGGAAGAGGAACGGCTGGAAGATTCTGATTGCAGATATGTTTAG
- the LOC107952757 gene encoding calmodulin-like protein 3: MEGMDPTELRRMFQMFDKNGDGKITNKELSESLDNLGIFIPEKELTQMIEKIDVNGDGYVDIDEFGALYQTIMHERDEEEDMKEAFNVFDQNGDGFITVEELRSVLSSLGLKQGRTIEDCKRMIKKVDADGDGMVNFKEFKQMMKGGGFAALSSS; encoded by the coding sequence ATGGAAGGAATGGATCCAACGGAGCTTCGTCGAATGTTTCAAATGTTCGACAAGAATGGAGATGGAAAGATCACCAACAAAGAGCTTAGTGAATCGCTAGACAATTTGGGTATCTTTATCCCTGAAAAAGAACTTACTCAAATGATTGAAAAGATCGACGTCAATGGTGATGGTTATGTCGACATTGACGAATTCGGAGCATTGTATCAAACTATAATGCATGAAAGAGACGAAGAAGAGGACATGAAGGAAGCCTTTAACGTTTTTGATCAAAACGGAGATGGATTCATCACGGTGGAGGAGTTGAGGTCGGTTTTGTCATCCTTGGGGCTGAAGCAAGGAAGAACCATAGAGGATTGCAAGAGGATGATAAAGAAAGTGGATGCGGATGGTGATGGTATGGTGAACTTTAAAGAGTTCAAGCAGATGATGAAAGGTGGTGGCTTTGCTGCTTTGAGTTCAAGTTAA
- the LOC107952758 gene encoding aarF domain-containing protein kinase 1, translated as MGEIFENFDENPLGSASIAQVHRAILRGDKNDVVVKVQHPGIRDLMMTDIHNLQAFVLFIQKTDIKFDLFSITREMEKQVFVFTLMFLAKHIYPSFMYFSDM; from the exons ATGGGTGaaatttttgagaattttgatgaaaatccTCTTGGTTCAGCATCGATCGCACAG GTCCATCGAGCAATATTGAGAGGTGATAAGAACGATGTTGTTGTTAAG GTGCAACATCCGGGAATTCGGGATCTTATGATGACTGACATTCATAACTTGCAAGCATTTGTACTGTTCATTCAAAAGACTGATATCAAATTTGATCTGTTTTCCATTACCAGGGAAATGGAAAAACAGGTATTTGTATTCACACTGATGTTCCTTGCAAAACACATCTATCCTTCTTTTATGTATTTTTCAGATATGTAA